In one Pyxidicoccus xibeiensis genomic region, the following are encoded:
- a CDS encoding bifunctional 3-(3-hydroxy-phenyl)propionate/3-hydroxycinnamic acid hydroxylase — MAPESVDVIIVGCGPVGAMAANLLGQKGIRTLVVEREPAPHGQSRAISVDDEAQRIFQAAGLVGDLDPGFFPCRRLQYLDDELRSLAEVDFGRVDKPFGHSVGAFFQQPRMEAVLRKGLERFAHVEVWSGHEVESFVQDDEGVTARVKARAGEQALTVRAKYLLACDGAHSAIRRRLGLKLEGTTALEHSLAITVSTASPDPEFTAYLCGPTRRGFITRTSRDEIRFDIILPPDQDLEAARQPDFVRALIAHYLDPATVKVRSANVYSYHSRLSERWRVGRAFLLGDAAHLMPPFLGQGLCAGLRDAANLTWKLALVLGDAADASLLDTYEQERREHVSEVIRSSDAMGRVMMTGGRVLARVRNALIQLLYRMPVSGDFIRQYKVKPVMPLVQGFFARARREKKDSAQGTYFPQPRVELPDGNTALLDDVLGDGFVVLTRPGASLEAQREARSLATEIGAHWLTVSPAERTGSGRQEAVVDVEGRLGAWFTQYAADLVVLRPDRYVYGTAGGKDLGALRGSLQGRVRPLSRRGHGTVRRAG, encoded by the coding sequence ATGGCTCCAGAGTCGGTTGACGTCATCATCGTCGGATGTGGACCTGTCGGAGCGATGGCCGCGAACCTGCTGGGGCAGAAGGGCATCCGGACGCTCGTCGTGGAGCGGGAGCCCGCGCCGCACGGCCAGTCCCGCGCCATCAGCGTGGATGACGAGGCCCAGCGCATCTTCCAGGCCGCGGGCCTGGTGGGCGACCTGGACCCTGGCTTCTTCCCGTGCCGCCGCCTCCAGTACCTCGACGACGAGCTGCGCTCGCTGGCGGAGGTGGACTTCGGCAGGGTGGACAAGCCCTTCGGTCACTCCGTCGGTGCCTTCTTCCAGCAGCCGCGGATGGAGGCGGTGCTGCGCAAGGGGCTGGAGCGCTTCGCCCACGTGGAGGTGTGGAGCGGCCACGAGGTGGAGTCCTTCGTCCAGGACGACGAGGGTGTCACCGCCCGTGTGAAGGCGCGAGCGGGTGAGCAGGCCCTCACGGTGCGGGCGAAGTACCTGCTGGCCTGCGACGGCGCGCACAGCGCCATCCGCCGGCGCCTGGGGCTGAAGCTCGAGGGCACGACGGCGCTCGAGCACTCGCTGGCCATCACCGTGAGCACGGCCTCGCCGGACCCCGAGTTCACCGCCTACCTGTGCGGCCCGACGCGCCGGGGCTTCATCACCCGCACGTCCCGGGATGAGATCCGCTTCGACATCATCCTTCCGCCGGACCAGGACCTGGAGGCGGCGCGCCAGCCCGACTTCGTGCGCGCCCTCATCGCGCACTACCTCGACCCGGCGACGGTGAAGGTGCGCTCCGCCAACGTGTACTCGTACCACAGCCGTCTCTCGGAGCGCTGGCGGGTGGGACGGGCGTTCCTGCTGGGAGACGCGGCGCACCTGATGCCGCCCTTCCTGGGGCAGGGGCTGTGCGCGGGCCTGCGCGACGCGGCGAACCTCACGTGGAAGCTGGCCCTGGTGCTGGGGGACGCGGCGGATGCGTCGCTGCTGGACACCTACGAGCAGGAGCGCCGCGAGCACGTGTCGGAGGTCATCCGCAGCTCGGACGCCATGGGCCGGGTGATGATGACGGGCGGGCGGGTGCTGGCCCGGGTGCGCAACGCGCTCATCCAGCTCCTGTACCGCATGCCCGTCTCGGGCGACTTCATCCGGCAGTACAAGGTGAAGCCGGTGATGCCGCTGGTCCAGGGCTTCTTCGCCCGGGCCCGTCGCGAGAAGAAGGACTCCGCGCAGGGCACCTACTTCCCGCAGCCACGCGTGGAGCTGCCGGACGGAAATACCGCGCTGCTGGACGACGTGCTGGGGGACGGCTTCGTGGTGCTGACGCGGCCGGGCGCTTCACTGGAGGCGCAGCGCGAGGCCCGCTCGCTGGCGACGGAGATCGGCGCGCACTGGCTGACGGTGTCTCCTGCGGAGCGCACGGGCTCCGGCAGGCAGGAAGCCGTGGTGGACGTGGAGGGCCGGCTGGGCGCGTGGTTCACGCAGTATGCGGCGGACCTCGTGGTGCTCCGCCCGGACCGGTACGTCTACGGGACGGCGGGGGGCAAGGACCTGGGCGCCCTTCGCGGCTCGCTCCAGGGGCGCGTGCGGCCGCTGTCCCGCCGCGGCCACGGCACGGTGCGGCGCGCGGGCTGA
- a CDS encoding histidine kinase, whose amino-acid sequence MSAAVSTRDGAPSQQGAQEQGKSGRVAALASVDVPDVHQVDVAEVARYGVELLGATRRLHGIEVALELPEDPVLARLSGRRMQQVMLLLLAHAADTANGQGVRLAVDPPDDFGDVGPRFQVLVPGASLSDRELQAVVLSPMLVGPVHRRLARARELVESMGGTLEVARGAASGLTVTVELPAPGLACW is encoded by the coding sequence ATGAGTGCGGCAGTGAGCACCAGGGATGGGGCGCCATCGCAGCAGGGCGCGCAGGAGCAGGGCAAGTCGGGTCGCGTCGCGGCGCTCGCCTCGGTGGACGTGCCGGATGTCCACCAGGTGGATGTGGCGGAGGTGGCACGTTACGGCGTGGAGCTGCTGGGCGCCACGCGCCGCCTCCACGGAATCGAGGTGGCGCTGGAGCTGCCCGAGGACCCCGTCCTCGCGCGCCTGAGCGGCCGCCGCATGCAGCAGGTGATGCTGCTGCTGCTCGCGCACGCCGCGGACACCGCGAACGGGCAGGGCGTCCGGCTGGCGGTGGACCCTCCAGATGACTTCGGGGACGTGGGCCCGCGCTTCCAGGTGCTGGTGCCCGGGGCCTCGCTGTCGGACCGCGAGCTGCAGGCCGTCGTCCTGTCGCCCATGCTGGTGGGGCCGGTGCACCGCCGCCTCGCCCGGGCCCGTGAGCTGGTGGAGTCCATGGGCGGCACGCTGGAGGTGGCGCGCGGCGCCGCGTCCGGCCTCACCGTCACGGTGGAGCTCCCCGCGCCCGGCCTCGCGTGCTGGTAG
- a CDS encoding mandelate racemase/muconate lactonizing enzyme family protein → MRIAHATLTPLRLDLLQPLKTARATYPAREGFLVRLVDEDGRVGLGEAMPLPEFGTESVEVCGAMLGAWLSSLKGQFLGDSVRAIEDTLSPFPREVARGDGVRIRAQHPAPERPVPAAEHALELALLDLLAQRQGVPLCWLLAEEARPEVAVNALLGAETPQALAEEAKAAVAEGFGTLKLKVAGRSIEEDEARVKAVREAVGADVKLRLDANGGWSEPEAKRALDKLGWYGLELVEQPTPPDDLPALWRVQRRSPCMVAADESLGSPEALRALLTVDPLLGGGPAVGAVVLKPMVLGGLLPCLVVAMRATRLGMQSYVTSSLDGVVARAGATHLAAALPSGALASGLAVGRLFSNEPPVHPYKPVNGHIRLPEASGLGLDPKVVG, encoded by the coding sequence ATGCGGATTGCCCACGCGACGCTCACCCCACTGCGGTTGGACCTGCTGCAGCCCCTGAAGACAGCACGCGCCACGTATCCAGCGCGCGAGGGTTTCCTCGTGCGATTGGTGGACGAGGACGGAAGGGTGGGGCTCGGCGAGGCGATGCCGCTGCCGGAGTTCGGCACGGAGTCGGTCGAGGTCTGCGGCGCCATGCTCGGCGCGTGGCTGTCCTCGCTGAAGGGCCAGTTCCTGGGCGACTCGGTGCGCGCCATCGAGGACACGCTGTCGCCCTTCCCGCGAGAGGTGGCGCGCGGTGACGGCGTGCGCATCCGCGCCCAGCACCCCGCGCCGGAACGCCCGGTGCCCGCGGCGGAGCACGCGCTGGAGCTGGCGCTGCTGGACCTGCTGGCGCAGCGCCAGGGCGTGCCGCTGTGCTGGCTGCTCGCGGAGGAGGCCCGTCCCGAGGTGGCGGTGAATGCGCTGCTGGGCGCGGAGACACCGCAGGCGCTGGCGGAGGAGGCGAAGGCCGCGGTGGCCGAGGGCTTCGGGACGCTGAAGCTGAAGGTGGCCGGCCGCTCCATCGAGGAGGACGAGGCGCGCGTGAAGGCCGTGCGCGAGGCGGTGGGCGCGGACGTGAAGCTGCGCCTGGATGCCAACGGCGGCTGGTCCGAGCCCGAGGCGAAGCGCGCCCTGGACAAGCTGGGCTGGTACGGCCTGGAGCTGGTGGAGCAGCCCACGCCTCCGGATGACCTGCCGGCGCTGTGGCGCGTGCAGCGCCGCTCCCCGTGCATGGTGGCCGCGGACGAGTCGCTCGGCTCGCCCGAGGCACTTCGGGCGCTGCTGACGGTGGATCCGCTGCTGGGGGGCGGCCCCGCGGTGGGCGCGGTGGTGCTCAAGCCGATGGTGCTGGGCGGGCTGCTGCCGTGCCTGGTGGTGGCGATGCGCGCGACGCGGCTGGGCATGCAGTCGTACGTCACCAGCTCGCTGGACGGCGTGGTGGCCCGGGCCGGTGCGACGCACCTGGCGGCGGCGCTGCCCTCGGGTGCGCTCGCGTCGGGGCTCGCGGTGGGGCGCCTCTTCTCCAACGAGCCGCCCGTGCACCCCTACAAGCCGGTGAATGGGCACATCCGGCTCCCCGAGGCCTCGGGGCTGGGGCTGGACCCGAAGGTCGTGGGATGA
- the sdhB gene encoding succinate dehydrogenase iron-sulfur subunit: MDTAQASAVTTKTVTFRIWRQEDPSKPGYFDEFKVPYGKGSNVISCLMEIQRNPVTVEGKKVAPVIWDAACLEEVCGSCAMNINGRVRMACSALIDKLEHPITLEPMSKFPVVRDLSVDRERMFNALKRVKGWIPVDGTHNLGPGPRQSPKDQSVMYVLSTCITCGSCLEACPQVTQDNDFIGAAAISQARLFNMNPTGKMNSEERTRALMGPGGIQDCGKAQNCVKVCPKEIPLTTSIAVMNREVTKLMIKDIFFKEEEQKSHGGPG; encoded by the coding sequence ATGGACACTGCACAGGCAAGCGCCGTCACCACGAAGACCGTCACCTTCCGCATCTGGCGGCAGGAGGACCCGAGCAAGCCGGGCTACTTCGACGAGTTCAAGGTCCCCTACGGCAAGGGCTCCAACGTCATCTCCTGTCTGATGGAGATCCAGCGCAACCCCGTCACCGTGGAGGGCAAGAAGGTCGCCCCGGTCATCTGGGACGCCGCCTGCCTCGAGGAGGTCTGCGGCAGCTGCGCGATGAACATCAACGGCCGCGTCCGCATGGCCTGCTCGGCGCTCATCGACAAGCTGGAGCACCCCATCACCCTGGAGCCGATGAGCAAGTTCCCGGTGGTGCGCGACCTCAGCGTGGACCGTGAGCGCATGTTCAACGCGCTCAAGCGCGTGAAGGGCTGGATTCCGGTCGACGGCACCCACAACCTGGGGCCAGGCCCGCGTCAGTCGCCGAAGGACCAGTCGGTGATGTACGTGCTGTCCACGTGCATTACTTGCGGAAGCTGCCTGGAGGCGTGCCCGCAGGTGACGCAGGACAACGACTTCATCGGCGCCGCGGCCATCAGCCAGGCCCGCCTGTTCAACATGAACCCGACGGGCAAGATGAACTCCGAGGAGCGCACCCGCGCCCTGATGGGGCCGGGCGGCATCCAGGACTGCGGCAAGGCGCAGAACTGCGTGAAGGTCTGCCCGAAGGAGATTCCGCTCACCACGTCCATCGCGGTGATGAACCGCGAGGTGACGAAGCTGATGATCAAGGACATCTTCTTCAAGGAAGAGGAGCAGAAGAGCCACGGCGGTCCGGGGTAG
- the icd gene encoding NADP-dependent isocitrate dehydrogenase, whose protein sequence is MAPPSSGEKISLQNGKLTVPDQPIIPYIEGDGTGRDIWRASQAVFDAAVEKAYKGKKKIAWYEVLAGEKSFKAVNNWLPDETVEAFRTYLVGIKGPLTTPVGGGIRSLNVALRQMLDLYVCLRPVRYFKGVPSPVKTPEKVDMVIFRENTEDIYAGIEFEAGSAAAEKFAALLKQEFPKEFGKIRFPANVGLGVKPVSKEGSERLIRAAIQFAVDHKRKSVTLVHKGNIMKYTEGAFRKWGYELAAREFGDKVYTWDQWEATKAAKGEDAANAEQKAAVGSGKILIKDSIADITLQQVLTRPDEFDVIATLNLNGDYLSDALAAQVGGIGIAPGGNINYVTGHAVFEATHGTAPKYADQDKVNPGSVILSGEMMFRHLGWHEAADLMIKGMDRAIANKTVTYDFARLMKQEGQGTVTEVKCSEFGQAIIKNM, encoded by the coding sequence ATGGCGCCCCCGTCTTCCGGCGAGAAGATCTCCCTTCAGAACGGCAAGCTGACCGTCCCGGATCAGCCGATCATCCCCTACATCGAGGGCGATGGCACCGGTCGCGACATCTGGCGCGCGTCCCAGGCCGTGTTCGATGCGGCGGTGGAGAAGGCCTACAAGGGCAAGAAGAAGATCGCCTGGTACGAGGTCCTCGCCGGCGAGAAGTCCTTCAAGGCGGTCAACAACTGGCTGCCGGACGAGACTGTCGAGGCGTTCCGCACGTACCTCGTCGGCATCAAGGGCCCGCTGACGACGCCGGTGGGCGGGGGCATCCGCTCGCTGAACGTGGCGCTGCGCCAGATGCTGGACCTCTACGTCTGCCTGCGTCCCGTGCGCTACTTCAAGGGCGTTCCCAGCCCGGTGAAGACGCCCGAGAAGGTCGACATGGTCATCTTCCGTGAGAACACGGAGGACATCTATGCGGGCATCGAGTTCGAGGCCGGCTCCGCGGCGGCGGAGAAGTTCGCGGCGCTGCTGAAGCAGGAGTTCCCGAAGGAGTTCGGGAAGATCCGCTTCCCGGCGAACGTGGGCCTGGGCGTGAAGCCCGTGTCGAAGGAGGGCAGCGAGCGGCTCATCCGCGCGGCCATCCAGTTCGCGGTGGACCACAAGCGCAAGAGCGTCACGCTGGTCCACAAGGGCAACATCATGAAGTACACCGAGGGCGCCTTCCGCAAGTGGGGCTACGAGCTGGCCGCGCGCGAGTTCGGCGACAAGGTGTACACGTGGGACCAGTGGGAGGCGACCAAGGCCGCCAAGGGTGAGGACGCCGCCAACGCCGAGCAGAAGGCGGCGGTGGGCTCCGGGAAGATCCTCATCAAGGACTCCATCGCGGACATCACCCTGCAGCAGGTGCTCACGCGTCCGGACGAGTTCGACGTCATCGCCACGCTGAACCTCAACGGCGACTACCTGTCGGACGCGCTGGCGGCGCAGGTGGGCGGCATCGGCATCGCCCCGGGCGGCAACATCAACTACGTCACGGGCCACGCGGTGTTCGAGGCCACGCACGGCACGGCGCCCAAGTACGCGGACCAGGACAAGGTGAACCCGGGCTCCGTCATCCTCTCCGGTGAGATGATGTTCCGGCACCTGGGCTGGCACGAGGCCGCGGACCTGATGATCAAGGGCATGGACCGCGCCATCGCCAACAAGACGGTGACCTACGACTTCGCCCGCCTGATGAAGCAGGAGGGCCAGGGCACGGTCACCGAGGTCAAGTGCTCCGAGTTCGGCCAGGCCATCATCAAGAACATGTAG
- the sdhA gene encoding succinate dehydrogenase flavoprotein subunit: MAAAARFTVVGGGLAGLMTTIKLAEAGHQVDVLSLVPVKRSHSVCAQGGINGAVNTKGEGDHPDIHVKDTLRGGDFLAEQTSVKGMCYAAPGIIYLLDRMGVTFNRTPEGLLDFRRFGGTLHHRTAFAGATTGQQLLYALDEQVRRYEAEGKVTKYEYWEWLGTVKDEGGRCIGSVAVDLRTMEIRTFPAEAVCLATGGPGIVFGRSTNSIINTGTAAGRAYMEGAAYANGEFIQVHPTSIPGEDKLRLMSESVRGEGGRVWVPRKKGDPRNPRDIPESERWYFLEEKYPKYKNLVPRDVATREIFMVCRELGMGIGGRDGVYLDVTHIPAKTLDAKIKGVMEIYEKFVGDDPRVTPMVIFPGMHYSMGGLYVQFEPDSKTQTPVEGSPKNQSTHVPGLYATGEADYAFHGANRLGANSLLSCIYSGMIGGPAMASFAKSQTTSAAAMPEKYFQDAKRYWEDRFGTIRKMNGTENPYGLAKELGDIMTENCTVVRYNDRLKKTVEKIRELKARWANVNVLDTGMVANRALSYTNQLWNMFELGEVIATSALLRDESRGAHYKPEFSLPEPKSKDPREDPEWMALWRKRHEKWAKTTVATYAKQGPQITYEEIPTPVLDPEPRWYA; this comes from the coding sequence ATGGCAGCAGCAGCGCGGTTCACGGTGGTGGGCGGCGGTCTCGCCGGGCTGATGACGACGATCAAGCTCGCGGAGGCGGGCCACCAGGTGGATGTGCTCTCGCTCGTCCCGGTGAAGCGTTCGCACTCCGTCTGTGCCCAGGGTGGCATCAACGGAGCGGTGAACACGAAGGGTGAGGGTGACCACCCGGACATCCACGTGAAGGACACGCTGCGCGGCGGCGACTTCCTCGCGGAGCAGACCTCCGTGAAGGGCATGTGCTACGCGGCGCCCGGCATCATCTACCTGCTGGACCGCATGGGGGTGACGTTCAACCGCACCCCCGAGGGCCTGCTCGACTTCCGTCGCTTCGGCGGCACGCTCCACCACCGCACGGCCTTCGCCGGCGCCACCACCGGCCAGCAGCTGCTGTACGCGCTGGACGAGCAGGTGCGCCGCTACGAGGCCGAGGGCAAGGTCACCAAGTACGAGTACTGGGAGTGGCTCGGCACGGTGAAGGACGAGGGCGGGCGCTGCATCGGCAGCGTGGCCGTCGACCTGCGCACCATGGAGATCCGCACCTTCCCTGCGGAGGCCGTGTGCCTGGCCACCGGCGGCCCGGGCATCGTCTTCGGGCGCTCCACCAACTCCATCATCAACACCGGCACGGCGGCGGGCCGCGCCTACATGGAGGGCGCCGCCTACGCCAACGGCGAGTTCATCCAGGTGCACCCCACCTCCATCCCGGGTGAGGACAAGCTGCGCCTGATGAGCGAGTCCGTCCGCGGCGAGGGCGGCCGCGTCTGGGTGCCCCGCAAGAAGGGCGACCCGCGCAACCCCCGGGACATCCCGGAGAGCGAGCGCTGGTACTTCCTCGAGGAGAAGTACCCCAAGTACAAGAACCTGGTGCCGCGCGACGTGGCCACCCGCGAGATCTTCATGGTCTGCCGCGAGCTGGGCATGGGCATCGGCGGCAGGGACGGCGTGTACCTGGACGTGACGCACATCCCGGCCAAGACGCTCGACGCGAAGATCAAGGGCGTGATGGAGATCTACGAGAAGTTCGTCGGCGACGACCCGCGCGTCACGCCGATGGTCATCTTCCCGGGCATGCACTACTCCATGGGCGGCCTGTACGTGCAGTTCGAGCCGGACTCGAAGACGCAGACCCCGGTGGAGGGCAGCCCGAAGAACCAGTCCACCCACGTCCCGGGCCTGTACGCCACGGGCGAGGCGGACTACGCGTTCCACGGCGCGAACCGCCTGGGCGCCAACTCGCTCTTGTCCTGCATCTACTCCGGGATGATTGGCGGCCCGGCGATGGCGTCCTTCGCCAAGAGCCAGACGACCAGCGCGGCGGCCATGCCGGAGAAGTACTTCCAGGACGCGAAGCGCTATTGGGAGGACCGGTTCGGCACCATCCGGAAGATGAACGGCACGGAGAACCCGTACGGTCTCGCCAAGGAGCTGGGCGACATCATGACGGAGAACTGCACCGTCGTCCGGTACAACGACCGGCTGAAGAAGACGGTGGAGAAGATCCGCGAGCTGAAGGCGCGGTGGGCGAACGTCAACGTGCTGGACACCGGCATGGTGGCCAACCGGGCGCTGTCGTACACCAACCAGCTCTGGAACATGTTCGAGCTGGGCGAGGTCATCGCCACCAGCGCGCTGCTGCGCGACGAGAGCCGCGGCGCCCACTACAAGCCGGAGTTCTCCCTGCCGGAGCCGAAGTCGAAGGACCCGCGCGAGGACCCCGAGTGGATGGCCCTCTGGCGCAAGCGCCACGAGAAGTGGGCCAAGACGACCGTCGCGACGTACGCGAAGCAGGGGCCGCAGATCACCTACGAGGAGATCCCCACGCCGGTGCTGGACCCCGAGCCCCGCTGGTACGCCTGA
- the menE gene encoding o-succinylbenzoate--CoA ligase: MTSWTCPIREGALRHPDAEALTFAGRSWSYRALDAEVGRWVAVLSARGLGKGERVALLAVNHPMSVGLFWALGRLGAVLAPLNARLTRAELAPLVEDIAPRLMLAQGPLLDRLPGAEPLETFVPSSTPPAATCLPPAEDAPRVVLFTSGTTGRPKGAVLTEGNFRASARASAANLGEHSQPRWLGTLPLFHVGGLAMLTRTAYEGGCLLLHERFDADAVNRALEAEGVSHASLVATTLERVLDARRDAPVPPSFRLALIGGGPVPALLLERARSAGLRALQTYGLTEACSQVTTERPTEADGRTAGPPLPGLEVRIVDEAGTVRAPGEEGDIEVRGPTVMAGYWQRPEATREVLRDGWLRTRDVGVLDARGRLTVLSRRTDLIVRGGENIYPAEVEAVLANHPAVQEAAVVGVPDARWGEVPVAFIAPRAGQPRPGPEALEAWCRQSLAGFKTPARFTWVAALPRNAMGKVERTVLRQRSIN; encoded by the coding sequence ATGACGTCCTGGACCTGTCCCATTCGAGAAGGCGCCCTGCGGCACCCGGACGCGGAGGCTCTCACCTTTGCCGGCCGCTCGTGGAGCTATCGCGCGCTGGACGCAGAGGTGGGCCGGTGGGTGGCAGTGCTCTCGGCGCGGGGGCTCGGGAAGGGCGAGCGCGTCGCGCTCCTGGCGGTGAACCACCCGATGTCCGTGGGTCTCTTCTGGGCCCTCGGGCGCCTGGGCGCGGTCCTGGCACCCCTCAATGCGCGCCTCACGCGCGCGGAGCTGGCGCCGCTGGTGGAGGACATTGCCCCGCGCCTCATGCTGGCCCAGGGCCCGCTCCTGGACCGGCTCCCCGGGGCCGAACCCCTGGAGACCTTCGTCCCGAGCTCCACTCCGCCGGCCGCCACGTGCCTGCCTCCCGCGGAGGACGCGCCGAGGGTGGTCCTCTTCACCAGCGGAACGACGGGCCGCCCCAAGGGCGCGGTGCTGACGGAGGGAAACTTCCGCGCCTCCGCGAGGGCCTCCGCCGCGAACCTGGGCGAGCACTCCCAGCCGCGCTGGCTGGGCACGCTGCCCCTGTTCCACGTCGGCGGGCTGGCCATGCTGACGCGCACGGCGTACGAGGGTGGCTGCCTCCTCCTGCACGAGCGCTTCGACGCGGACGCCGTCAACCGGGCGCTCGAGGCAGAGGGCGTCTCCCACGCCAGCCTCGTGGCCACCACGCTGGAGCGGGTGCTCGACGCGAGGAGAGACGCCCCCGTGCCGCCGTCCTTCCGCCTGGCGCTCATCGGCGGAGGTCCGGTGCCGGCGCTGCTGCTGGAGCGCGCGCGGTCCGCGGGGCTGCGGGCCCTCCAGACCTACGGCCTCACGGAGGCCTGCTCCCAGGTGACCACGGAGCGTCCCACCGAGGCGGACGGGCGCACCGCGGGCCCGCCGCTTCCGGGGCTCGAGGTCCGCATCGTCGACGAAGCTGGCACGGTGCGGGCCCCCGGTGAGGAAGGCGACATCGAGGTGCGCGGCCCCACCGTCATGGCGGGCTACTGGCAGCGCCCCGAGGCCACGCGCGAGGTGCTGCGCGACGGCTGGCTGCGCACGCGGGACGTGGGCGTGCTGGACGCGCGCGGGCGGCTCACGGTGCTGTCGCGGCGCACGGACCTCATCGTCCGCGGGGGGGAGAACATCTACCCCGCGGAGGTGGAAGCGGTGCTCGCCAACCACCCGGCCGTGCAGGAGGCGGCGGTGGTGGGCGTGCCGGACGCGCGCTGGGGCGAGGTGCCCGTGGCCTTCATCGCTCCGCGCGCCGGCCAGCCGCGTCCGGGGCCCGAGGCGCTGGAGGCGTGGTGTCGCCAGTCGCTCGCGGGCTTCAAGACGCCCGCGCGCTTCACCTGGGTGGCCGCGCTGCCGCGCAACGCCATGGGCAAGGTGGAGCGCACCGTGCTCCGGCAGCGCTCCATCAACTGA